DNA sequence from the Leptospira limi genome:
ATCTATCAGCCAAGATAAGGACGATGGATGGAATTGTGATTTTTACTCCAATACAAACAAACGATTGGAACAAGTTTCTTCAAAAGAAGTGATCCTCACCCTCCCTATCCCACAAATCCTTGAAATATTCAAACATTCTGAATCGAATGTCCACCTAGAAAAATGGATTCAATTTTTAGAAACTTATAATGATTACAGAAAAACTCTTGTTAGTTTATTTCATTGGAAAAACTGGAAACCAGGTTTGGAAACATTCGGACTGAACCAAAATTCCAAATACCCAGTGAATACCGTTTTGGAACGAGGTAAAGACTGGGAATACCAAAGTTGGGAATTTATCAAATACCCAATTCAAAATGATCAAGGATCCACTTTGCTCGTACAATTTTCGGCGATGTTTTCTGAACAACATTTTGAGTATTGGATGGATCCAGATAAAAAACCAACTCCCTTTTATGAAGAAATGTTAACGTCCAGCTTAAAGGAAAAATGGCAGGCACCAAATCCCGATGGAATTTGGAACCACCGCTGGAAGTTTGCACAGGCTCAGATGCCACTCCTAGGTCGTGAAGGTCCTTTACAACTTGATTCAGAGGAATTCTTAGAATGGAAATCCCTCTGTAAAGAAACTGGTATCACTGTGTTAGGCGATTGGCTATTTGGATCCAAGATTGAAAGGATCATTGGAGGAGTTTTTTTCCTCATCCATAACGGTATCTTATGATTCGACTTTTCCTAAAATTTCCCGAAACGAATTCACTCTCCTTCTGTTGGCAAAAATATCCCAAAGGCCAAGGAGTGACTGAGACCTAACCTGGACTTCGTTTTTGTCGTTTGGAAAGTAAACTTCCACTCGGTCCGGAAACCGAAACACTTTGGTAAAAAAGATGATTCGAATGTATTCCCCTTCTTTCTCTTCACTGATGTAGATATTTTCTGATTCGCGAAAAAATTTCGAAATTCGTTTGTATGCCTCTTCCCTAGAGGTTGAATACACAATAGGATCCACTTTGTGAACAAAATTGTATTTCATACTTTGCGACGAAACACAGTTAGGTGAAGGAGGGCAACCTCGAAGTTCACCTTCTTCTACACCTGAAAAGGGACTAAGAACACTCATACAACAAATGAAAAATAGGCCTAAAGCTGCTTCCATACTTCCATCTCTTAAAGTTCCCCTTTTTTTTACTTGCAGATTTTCATTTTCCTCGTAATTTCCTTATCTCATGAAACGAACCTTCAAACTTATTTCGGTTATTTTGTTTTTAAGTCTCATCCTACTCTTTGGTATCGCCTATTATTTTTCAGGGATGGTGTTATACCCCAAGGTTCGTTGTAACCCAGACCATCATGTTTATTGTGACGGACCAAAAGAATTGGGATTGGATTTTGAAGAAGTAAACATCACCACTGAAGACAAATTGAACCTTGTTAGTTACTGGATCCCCGCCAAACAACCTAAAGGAACTATTCTTATGGTACATGGGCATGGTGGCCAAAGGAATGAGGGTCTTCGTTTTTCCAAAAGCTTACACCAAGCAGGATACAACTTATTACTTCTAAGCCTTCGCAGAAACCACGGTGGTTATGCAACTATGGGTGGCCTCGAACAAAAAGATGTGGATGCGGCACTTCAATTCTTAAAGACAAAAGGTGAAACCAAAATTGGAATCTTTGGATTTTCAATGGGTTCCGCAACAAGTATCATCGCTATGGCAAACCACCCAGAAATCAAAGCGGGTCTTTTTAGTAGCGGGTATGCAAGTGCGATGGATGTTCTTATCGAATCTGCAAAACGTGATTTTGGAATTCCTTACTACCCCCTCATCCCCGTTGTGAAATTGGTATTGGACTTCCGAAGTGGAATCGATATGAATTCCATAAGACCGATTGATTCGATCGCAAACATCCACCCAAGACCAATTGCCATTTTTCATTGTAAGATGGATGATTATGTAGACTACCACCATGCAGAGGACTTATATGCCAAAGCAAAAGAACCGAAAAGTCTATGGGCGCCTGAATGCAATCGTCACGAACGAATTTGGAATTTTGATCCCAAAGAAGCTGAAAAGAGAACAGTTGGTTTTTTTATGGAGTATTTAAAGTAAGGAAGTGAGAGGAAATAGCACAAGGGCTGCTAATACATTCGTAAATTAGGAACATAAAAATAATGATTAATACTTTCTTGAGCTTACGTAAGTTTGGAATACTAATTACAAATTGAATCGATTCTTAAAATACTCCGACAAGAAAGGACTAAAGGTAATTTCTCGGAGTCTCTTGCTGAATTTGCCAGAAATAGGCAAGCTTGCAGTTTCTTTTTTTGTTCAGAGCAATCACTATTGCTCGTTGAAACGGAAACAGAACAATTTACAATCAAAAATAAAACTATGATAACCGTTCTCACCATAAAATCTTCTTATTCCATTTTAATATGATATCTGTAACTAAAGAACCTGTTAGTTGTTCTTTTACTTTGCACAATTGGAATCTCGATTCAAAATCATACAACTATCTTTTTACAAAAAGCAACCTAAAAGCTTAGAATGAGAAGAGAAAGGGAGACTCATTCATTCAGTAGATAGTAACGAAGAAATGACTTTCTATAAATCTATCCCATTGAACAACTAACAAAATCTAGAAAGTAATCTAATGAAAAAGAAACGTAACATAAAGAGACATCCATATAAACTGTTGAACAAATTTATTAAAAAATATTCCAAGATGAATATAAAAAACAGAAAATTGAAACATAAAGTAAGTTGAAAAATTTGTAATGAGAATATTATATCTGGCAATTCATCTGATTCTTTTAAAAAACTTTATATTCTGTCCTTATTAGAAACAAACTTTTTACTATCATTTTCAAAGACCATCTGCTGATTAAAAAATATCTACAACATCCCAATTTCTTTTTTTCTTACATTGTTTATTTTGCTCATTACCAAGGAAACACGCAAGTAAAATGGCTCCCTCTGCATTCTTCTTTATCTCTTCATTTTTTTCCACGCTAGAAGTTTTCCATAAAGTCTCGCAAACCCCTCCCCAATCTGTTTCTGACCTAAATTCGAAACACTTATCTCTGCTGGATTCACAGTTAATGAACAAATGACAAAGTAATAAAATTCTTGTTAGTGTATTCAATTTCATCGGGTTCATGCTTCCCTAGATATCTTCAAATTTCAACTCATTTTCAAAATTTGGAATTCCAATAACATCATGTTAATATGTTTCTTTATGAAAAAAGGATATCCAAACGAAATTTCTCACCTAAAACATCTGTATAAAATTTAAATCTGATTTAATTTGAGAATATAACAATCAACAGTCTATTATCAATAAAATCCACTTAGAAAAACCTTCAAAAAGATAAACAATCAGCATCTGCTTAAGAGGAGAACAGAAAGGAAATTTGGTTCATACAGTAGTCATCAATGGAGGGATGACCTTCTACAAAAGTATACCACTGAACAACCAACATTACTGAGAGAAGGATCTGAATGAGAAGATACCAAAGAACGTGACTCTCTTCACTGATGAGGGATACAACTTCTTGTGGGATCGTCCCAATCATAGATCCGTAAATCATAGTAAGAAATCGAATGATCCAAGATACAACATGTCTAGTGAGAGATGGGTCACTAAAGAGGGTGTGAGTTCCAATGGAGCAGAAACACGAAACAATCTACTCAAACAAAGTTTCCGCAGTTATGGGTTCTTAAGTTGTAAGTGGGGACTATTGGCGTTGGATGAGATCAGTTTCTTAGGAAACGTAAGGTTTGTTCCTGAACTACGAAATCTACTGACTTTGGGGGATTCTAGAAATGTGGGCTTCGGTGATTACCACTGCTCGAAGGGGGACTCGAACCCCCACACCTTGCGGCACTACCACCTCAAAGTAGCGTGTCTACCAATTCCACCATCCGAGCGGGTGTGTATGTGGACAGGTTAGGAAAACAGGTTCTTTCGTCAAGGAGATGAATTTTCTCTTGTCACTTGCCCTTAGTTCTCAGTAGGTTGTAGGGGTCATCAATATGCAAGTTTCCGATTTAGCGTTTCGATTTAAACTACTCTTTCTTGGCTTTCTTTCGCCTATCTTTCTTTGTTTGGGTTTGTTACTTTCAAGCCCATATTGGTTAGGAACAAATGATCCATACCAAAAATCAGACGTAGCCGTATTGGAAATCACAGACGTTTTGCCGAACAGAAAACAACTAAAGGCGATCACAAACTTGTATTCCAAGTCAGATTTCAAAAAGCTAATCCTTGTTAGCAAAGAAGATAAATCACAAAACCAACTGATAGGACCTTTTGAAATAGACCAAAAAGTGAAAGAATTCCTCATTTCAAACGGAATCCCAAATTCTCAAATCATGACTCTTGTAATCCCAGTCTCCAAAATGGGTGACACAGATGAGGCATCCAAAAACCTATTAAAATTAGCTGTTTCTGACAATTTAGGGTCAATATTACTCCTAACACGTGAGTTTGAAAAACGTCGTGTTTTGAATATTTACAAAAAAACATTAACCAGTTTGCCCGTAAAAGTCACAGCGTATAGTTTTCCATCTGAAATTTCGGGTTCGAATTGGTTCTTATCAGAATCAGGTATGAAAGAAGTTTCCGTAGAATTTGTACGTTATATCTATTCTTACACCAGAGGTATCCTTTAACATGGATGAAATAAAAGATTCAAACGAACTCATAG
Encoded proteins:
- a CDS encoding NAD(P)-binding protein, with amino-acid sequence MSESDLKSSNTPIVVGSGITGASIMMMKPEIRLFDKARNAGGRVTTKELQDLGIRFDIGATMFRDQMEVNWLGKTSSYNLFEIWNSNLVTVDTKPIYDNHHHYPVYGMESIVKGMLKNHHSSQSMTLKSISQDKDDGWNCDFYSNTNKRLEQVSSKEVILTLPIPQILEIFKHSESNVHLEKWIQFLETYNDYRKTLVSLFHWKNWKPGLETFGLNQNSKYPVNTVLERGKDWEYQSWEFIKYPIQNDQGSTLLVQFSAMFSEQHFEYWMDPDKKPTPFYEEMLTSSLKEKWQAPNPDGIWNHRWKFAQAQMPLLGREGPLQLDSEEFLEWKSLCKETGITVLGDWLFGSKIERIIGGVFFLIHNGIL
- a CDS encoding DUF1499 domain-containing protein, with translation MEAALGLFFICCMSVLSPFSGVEEGELRGCPPSPNCVSSQSMKYNFVHKVDPIVYSTSREEAYKRISKFFRESENIYISEEKEGEYIRIIFFTKVFRFPDRVEVYFPNDKNEVQVRSQSLLGLWDIFANRRRVNSFREILGKVES
- a CDS encoding alpha/beta hydrolase → MKRTFKLISVILFLSLILLFGIAYYFSGMVLYPKVRCNPDHHVYCDGPKELGLDFEEVNITTEDKLNLVSYWIPAKQPKGTILMVHGHGGQRNEGLRFSKSLHQAGYNLLLLSLRRNHGGYATMGGLEQKDVDAALQFLKTKGETKIGIFGFSMGSATSIIAMANHPEIKAGLFSSGYASAMDVLIESAKRDFGIPYYPLIPVVKLVLDFRSGIDMNSIRPIDSIANIHPRPIAIFHCKMDDYVDYHHAEDLYAKAKEPKSLWAPECNRHERIWNFDPKEAEKRTVGFFMEYLK